A genomic segment from Pseudosulfitobacter sp. DSM 107133 encodes:
- a CDS encoding pyridoxal phosphate-dependent aminotransferase has translation MTHARLTPLAQSLPASVPFVGPETQERARGAAFEARLGANENVFGASPNARAAMAEADAWMYGDPESHDLIAALAAHLRTDPAHIMVGEGIDGLLGYLVRLCVGEGDAVVTSDGAYPTFNYHVAGFGGVLHKVPYKDDQEDPLALFTKAAEVDAKLVYLANPDNPMGTWHAGDTIVRALDALPKGCLLVLDEAYIDCAPPGTAPDLPFDDPRLVRMRTFSKAYGLAGARVGYALGHPDLITAFHKVRNHFGMNRAAQAGALAALEDDAHLAHVLDQIDGARRRIAQIAVDNGLAPLPSAANFVAIDCGRDGAFAKAVLDGLIARGIFVRMPFAVPQNRCIRISCGTPENLDAFAAALPEALADAATQG, from the coding sequence ATGACACATGCACGCCTTACCCCGCTCGCCCAATCCCTGCCCGCATCGGTTCCCTTTGTCGGCCCTGAAACTCAGGAACGCGCCCGTGGCGCCGCCTTTGAGGCGCGTCTGGGGGCCAATGAGAACGTCTTTGGCGCATCACCCAATGCCCGCGCAGCCATGGCCGAGGCAGACGCCTGGATGTATGGCGACCCCGAATCGCACGACCTGATTGCGGCGCTGGCCGCCCATCTGCGCACCGATCCTGCGCATATCATGGTGGGCGAAGGCATCGACGGCCTGCTGGGCTATCTGGTGCGTCTGTGCGTGGGCGAAGGCGATGCGGTGGTGACCTCGGACGGGGCGTATCCGACGTTCAACTACCATGTCGCGGGTTTTGGCGGCGTATTGCACAAAGTCCCCTACAAGGACGATCAGGAAGACCCGCTGGCTCTTTTCACCAAGGCCGCAGAGGTGGACGCCAAGCTGGTCTATCTGGCCAACCCCGACAATCCGATGGGCACCTGGCATGCGGGCGACACCATCGTGCGCGCGCTGGATGCGCTGCCCAAGGGCTGTCTGCTGGTGCTGGACGAGGCCTATATCGACTGCGCCCCGCCGGGCACCGCGCCCGACCTGCCCTTTGACGATCCCCGTCTGGTGCGGATGCGCACGTTTTCCAAGGCTTACGGGCTGGCAGGTGCGCGGGTCGGCTATGCGTTGGGCCATCCCGATCTGATCACGGCCTTTCACAAGGTGCGCAATCACTTTGGCATGAACCGCGCAGCACAGGCAGGCGCACTGGCAGCACTGGAGGATGACGCGCATCTGGCGCATGTGCTGGACCAGATCGACGGCGCGCGCCGACGGATTGCCCAGATTGCCGTCGACAACGGGCTGGCCCCGCTTCCGTCGGCAGCAAATTTCGTGGCGATCGACTGCGGGCGCGACGGAGCCTTTGCCAAGGCGGTGCTGGACGGGTTGATTGCGCGGGGGATCTTTGTGCGGATGCCCTTTGCCGTGCCGCAGAACCGCTGCATTCGCATCAGCTGCGGGACGCCGGAGAATCTGGATGCATTTGCGGCCGCCTTGCCCGAGGCTTTGGCGGATGCGGCAACACAGGGTTAA
- a CDS encoding crotonase/enoyl-CoA hydratase family protein — protein sequence MSRVSVTYENHIAHVRLTRADKMNAVDQDMIDAIIAAGQEVAASEARAVVLSGEGRAFCAGIDIGGLGKSMGNDPEAALVPRSHGDGTTNQWQEVAMIWTRVPVPVIAALHGPVFGAGCQLALGADMRIAGPDLQMAVMEMKWGIVPDMGGMVLLPRLVREDVARQLTYTATPVSAQRALDWGLVTELADDPLAAAQALAGEIAGKSPSAIRAAKALITQGYGAHSNAVLLAESVEQAKLIGQPDQMEVVAAAMQKRAPVFK from the coding sequence ATGTCGCGCGTGTCCGTCACCTATGAAAACCACATCGCCCACGTGCGCCTGACCCGCGCGGACAAGATGAATGCCGTGGATCAGGACATGATCGACGCGATTATCGCGGCAGGGCAGGAGGTTGCAGCCTCGGAGGCCCGCGCGGTTGTGTTGTCGGGCGAGGGCCGCGCGTTTTGCGCGGGTATCGACATCGGCGGGCTCGGCAAATCCATGGGCAATGATCCCGAGGCAGCGCTGGTTCCGCGCAGCCACGGGGACGGCACCACGAACCAATGGCAAGAGGTCGCGATGATCTGGACCCGCGTGCCGGTGCCGGTGATCGCGGCCCTGCACGGTCCGGTCTTTGGCGCGGGCTGCCAGCTGGCACTGGGCGCGGACATGCGCATTGCCGGGCCGGACCTGCAAATGGCAGTGATGGAGATGAAATGGGGCATCGTGCCGGACATGGGCGGCATGGTGTTGTTGCCGCGGCTGGTGCGCGAGGACGTAGCGCGGCAGTTGACCTATACGGCGACACCCGTGAGCGCACAGCGGGCGCTGGATTGGGGGTTGGTAACGGAACTGGCCGATGATCCGCTGGCAGCGGCACAGGCACTGGCGGGCGAGATTGCGGGCAAGAGCCCTTCGGCCATCCGCGCGGCCAAGGCGCTGATCACGCAAGGCTATGGGGCGCATTCCAATGCGGTGCTGCTTGCCGAGAGCGTCGAACAGGCCAAGCTGATCGGCCAGCCAGACCAAATGGAAGTGGTCGCGGCGGCGATGCAGAAACGCGCGCCTGTTTTCAAGTAA